The following are encoded in a window of Sulfurimonas sp. C5 genomic DNA:
- a CDS encoding cyclophilin-like fold protein — translation MEITILSNDIKIVFQLNNSKAAKELYGQLPLEIKVENFSDNEKIFYPPTKLSIVDSPMANAKNGTLAYYAPWGDVVMFYKDFGNASGLYELGRCIKGCEDIKNISGTIKINK, via the coding sequence ATGGAGATCACAATACTCTCTAACGATATTAAAATTGTTTTTCAGCTCAACAACTCTAAAGCTGCAAAAGAGCTGTACGGGCAGTTACCTTTAGAAATTAAAGTTGAAAACTTTAGTGACAACGAAAAGATCTTTTACCCTCCGACAAAACTCTCTATAGTTGATTCACCAATGGCAAATGCTAAAAATGGGACGCTTGCTTATTATGCACCTTGGGGAGATGTAGTAATGTTCTATAAAGATTTTGGAAATGCCTCTGGACTTTATGAATTAGGCAGATGTATCAAAGGTTGTGAAGACATTAAAAATATATCTGGAACAA